A window of Ananas comosus cultivar F153 linkage group 11, ASM154086v1, whole genome shotgun sequence genomic DNA:
GGTTCATGTTAGACCGGTTAAGCGGTTCGCGGGTTCGCCATACTCTGCACTAAAGTCCATAACTTGGCTTTGTTTGTGTCTGCGTTCTTTTCTTTCGTTCCGGTAATCATGCCCACTTAGAATGTCCTATCAAGTTTGGTTCCTTCTCTTTCGAGCTGATCTTGACTCCGACAATATCCTCCTGATACTAAGTTTTTCAAGTAACGTTGTACTAGTTCGTCTAGTTTTAAGGGAGAACTTTACCGTGTTTCGCTTGGTGCAGCTTGTACTGTGCGATCAGCTTAATCTTATGCAGATCCACTTGACTAGTAGAGTTGCAATCTTACTACCTCTAACGAAATGAATAGAACTATACTGATACTAAGTTATGCTTGATTGGACTTTGTTATATATGTTGTTTTGTATTGATGTTCTTTCTTAAGCACATTGTGGCAATACCGTTCCAACTGATCCTGGCTCTAGCACAACCATTTTTTTCTACCAGGTTACCATGCTCCACAGCATACCCCGTAACAGGTGACATTGAGTCTTGAGCATAATagcctttatatttttattttcctaataAGTCCTATGATaaagcaatatatattatatatctaattatttatgatcatctatataaatatagattaaCATACTACTTATAtaaatgtaagatttatatgTATTCGAATTGCATTATTGAGTCCGAAGACGATTGTTGCTGCATCTTCCAAGCTCGTGTTCAGGTCGTGTTTGTCTCGTTTACCTAaccgagcgattcgatctcgagctcatttttagtcgaatacgagctggcttgCGAATAGCGagttggattgccacccctaccgaacacgagccggcctcAGCTCACTTGTGTTCGGCTAGTTGACACTTAGTTGCAAATAGTTGTAATTGCattgtatttttatattatttatggtCGGTAAAAGTGTTATTAATTCTTTCTGTTTTTACACTAAAATTTCGGTTGCAACCGTTACTCAGTAATTTTGTTGCAATAATTTAAGGATTATTGCTTCAAAAGTCCTAATTATCAAATGTGTTTTTCTTTAGcttcaaaataaacaaattttgtcTTTACCATAAGTTAGAATGATAggtaacataaaaataaaatattaaaattgataaatgatataaaatattataaataaaaactaattatatttgaTCAACTAACAGGAaggaatatattatttataaatttacaattttagagaggtatatttttttaagaaactatTGACGGGTCGGAGTTTGGATAAGTTTCAAGAGAAAAGCCTAACCCGAATCCGTGAACCAACTCCGAAATCGAACCCGAATTCGAACCCAacggattttgaaaattcatattcaaaatctaaaatcaaaccaaacaaaaaactTGAAACTTGAGCCtgaacccgaactcgaaaatTCGAACTCGAAACAATCATTtttctttaccatatttcaaaattatattatattaaaatatacaattttaaaatataattcattCAAATGTAACATTAAATGTTGATACTAAAACAAAATCTATTCGGTTCGGATCAGGATACAcataaaattcatatccgaatctgaatttatcaaattttatttttatattcgaaATTATACCCACTTTCGAGTTTGGATCCGCATAAAATTTTGTGCATCCATACCCGTTGACATCTCCAACCGATACATTCTAGGGACAAGTAtattcaattttattattttgtagggACACATTTACAATTAACCCAAACCATAAACAAaccccttctctctttctcttccccctctctctctctttccgactctttctctctctctcctagggtttctctctctccccctctctctcttctccacgGAGGCGGCGAGggatccctctctctcttctccacgGAGCCGGCGAGGGATCCCTCTCTCTTCCCTAGGTGCGGCGGCGTCGACCCCGTCTCcctccgccgcagccgccgccgccgctttcGAGGCGAAGCTTCATCCAAAGGTNagataatcaaaaaaaaaaaagacccagAATTTTAAGCATTGCCACTTAGAGAAAAAGATAGTAAGACGAAGAGTTGTCCGCTTTAACTTCGGCTAAAGTTCGGTATCCCTGAATTGACGCTTAGTTTCTACCTACGAAGTTACGGTGTAAGTGATCAGCTAAAACATTGTTGGGCCACCTCTAATTTAGCCtatcttcatcatcatcatcatcctcaatCGTCCCTCTCATCATTTTTACGGTTGAAATGAGTCAATTCTACCTCTTATTCCCGCCGTCGGCCAGCCTCTCCTCCTTCGCGCGGTTCGCCCTGCCGCCCTTCCACGAGCCCACCTTGAGGCTGCTCCTGATCCCGTAGGACCCACGAGgcttcctcttctccctcctaGCTCCATCTACCCGCCTCCGAAGACGTCCTAGACCTCCCGCCTCCTTCTCTCGCCTCCTTGCCCATTGAGCTATCGCCCATCGCCCGCCAGCCTAATGGCCTAGCCCGCATTTTGCGCCTGGGTTCGGGGCGGACCAACACCTATCACGCCTCATCCGCTTGGGCGCTTGGCGAATGGGCCAATTGTACATCAAAGCCTGGTTTGTTTTGGTGGGTTCCGGGTGTTCGTTGGTCTAAGTTGGGTAGTCCGGAGTAAGGGGTAAAAACTGTTTAACGACAATTGGGGATCATCGAATCAAACGAATGTTAAGTCATGTTCAACATATCCGATATATATCAATTGCCCTACATTAACGTTCCGTACTTCCTTACTTTACTTAATCAGATAAAAGAGGGGTTTTCAAGAAGAGGTTTGGGATGAAGAAGAGGTGATGAAGAGAAGGGGTAAAGAAAGGGGGGTTaggagatagagatagagatcgATATAAAGATGAGGGATAAGAGATGATAAAGAGAGGGAttaagagaagaaagagaagggataGAGACAGTGGCAGAGAGAGAATGGAGTAAAATGGAGTCAAAGAATGGTGCTTAGGCAGCCTCGGCGCTGGCCTTCGTGGTTCTTGTCCTTATATGTTCGGCCCTATAATGTATAAAGATGGTGTTTTAAGCATTGATTAGAAAAGAAGGTATACGACTATGATGTGTTAATTCGAAGTTGGTGTCGAATGTTCTACCTACGATGCGGTGTAAGTGTTCAGCTAAATTCTTGTTTTTCCCCCTCTAATTTCGCCTATTACTAATGGAAAATCATAATTGTTATGCAGGACAAGTTTTAGGGAGTAATTTGTTACAGTTGAGACTATGGGGGACTAAATTAGAATCAAGGTCGAATTTTGCGAACTGAATTTGTTATTAACCATTGTTTTGTATGAAACTATAAGATgcattttctagggtttgtagAACTTACAAGTTGAAGCAGTACTTAAGATTTGTGAGCCTGCGCGTAAGCAACCTTTGTTCTGTAAAATACATTCAGACCtgtttgtttggttggaagATGCAGCAATAATCTACTTTGGACCTTTATggtattatacatatatatttgttttgtgTTAGGAGTATGTTGACTAATTTGTTTGGATGATCATATATTTTTAGGTATGTTATTTCTCTTGCTTTATCTTAGGACTTATTTGGAAAATTTTATACTGGTTATTATGCTCAGACCAATGTTACCTGTTACGGGGTATGCTGTGGTGCATGGTACTAGTAGAGAAACATGGTTTGCTAGAGCTAGGATTAGTTGGAACGGTATTTCCAGAATGTGGTTCATTTAGAACGTCAATACAGATCGACATATATAATAAAGTCAATAACTTACCTTTGTTTCTgtatagttcttttttttcgttaagGTATCAGGTTGGAATCTCCTGGTGAAGGGATGTGCCTTTTAGCTGATGGCACAATACATGCTGCACCACAGCCTTAAACACTGTACTGTTCTTTCCTTAAAACTATACTTCTTGTACAACGTTACTTGAAAAACTTAATATTATGAGATATTGTTGGAGTCAAGCTCACCTCGAAAGTAAATGAACCAAACTTGATATGACATTCTAAGTTGGGCATGATTGGACTTGGTTTTTGAACTTGCTTATATATATGATGCTCCTAAGTTGAGGCCCGCCAAAGGACTGAATATACACAATCATTAAATTCTAAGGTTAAGCTCAACCATGTAAAAGCAGACTTGATGGCTGGTTTAGATATCGGCCTACCATGTTATTTCCAATTTACAAGATATGAGAGTCCAGCTATGTTTAACATTACGGACCAATTACTACTTGCTAATGAACAAGTGTAAGTAGAATTAGTTTTTCTAATTCCCTACATTGTTTTGTCATAACCTTTCCATGCTATGTGTCAACAAAGAAAAATACTATTGATATTTTGCCTGTTGGTGGTTACAAAGGAATGTATGAATTATATGTTTGATACTTTTTCCTTTTGGCATTACAAAAACTTCTCTTTTTCATTTCTGTCTAGATTAGATGGGGAGGAAACAAGAGAAGAGGCGATCCTTAGCTACAAACCAGGGAATGAGTCACGGTTTAACACTCCGTGAGGAAAATACTGGTAAGAAGACTGTTGATGTGACTTCCATTTTGAGGATACAACATCTTAAACGTTTGGCAACATGGGCGAGCGGAGAGGCTCGAATACCTCCTCTCGGAGCGTTGCTTGGTGAACGTCTAGCTGCCAATGCCGAGGCTTCGGGAGTCCCTTTAGACTCGTCTACTTTTCTTTGCCAAAGGTGAGATTTATGTTATATACATGCCTGCCTTAACATATATCATTGGCTTAAGGGTATTTCTTTTGATACGAGCGAAAATCAGGGCAGAGTGTAGTGAAGCTTGAGTTTCGCCGAGCTTCACCTTTGCATGGTGGTTATTTGTATGTCTGCAAGACACTCAGAAAAGTCAAAGATCTAAGAGGTAGAATTAGACAGACGTAGAATTTGTTATTCTTCATGCTCTCTTGTTTTATGAAAACGACTTCGGCTCAGAGTGCGCATAAGCCATTTCTGGGGAGTGAGGCTTGTGTGCATAAGCCATTTCTGGGGAGTGAGGCTTGTCGCAAAATCGTAGTTTTGCTACAGTTCCAGTGAATGATTGGGCACTTGCATTGATACGAGCAATTGTTGCTCCGACTTCAAAACAAGTAGCCTCGTCATGTAACTGATAGAGTGCATAGTAATTAAACAGTGAAAGTGAAATATTATGCTATCATGGACCTTGACATTTGTAATAACTTAAATGTTTCCTTGTCAGCTAATAAATTGCAGCGGGTGACAGATGCTGAAATCTTATAAACAGTTTTACATTTCATTTTCATTATTAACCTTTTGAAGAATTTGAGTAGCTCAATCCTGTCTCTACAATTTGGTCACTATCTAGCCTTATTTTTCACCATCTCGTATCTCCAATAGTAAATTAGTAATATACATCGAACAACTGGCTGTTAATGGACTATAATTCTTGTTTTAGTTCGTCTCAGATAAACTTTTTGGTTGTGTGTGAAACAGATGTTTACTTGAAGCAACCCATTTAAATGCTATTTCTTTTAGGGGGTGTTTCGTACAAATGAAATTTTGCATGAGAGCCTTCAGTGAAGTTCTTCGTATTTTTGTTCTGATGTTACATTCAAATTAAACGGGACTACTATGAATTTTAATGAGGATTTATATAATGTTATGCAGGTGCGAGACCGTCCTACAGCCCGGTTTCAACTGCACCGTCCGCATAAAGAAGAAACCAAACAAGCCGAGAAGACGAAAGAAGTCGCGCATTCCTTCTCAAAACAATGTTATCTACACATGCCATTTTTGTTCTCACCCAAACATAAGATGGGGTACCCCCAAAGGCCATCTTAAGAGCTTATCTGCTCCAAGAAGCAGCTCTCAATCCGACTCGAAGCGCGATCAATCATCCATCAAGGAGTTAACGGACAAGAAAGCAGAATCCATTTCCGAGTTGAATCATATCACTCCCGAAAAGGTTAAAGCAGTAGAAGAGGTAGCTTTGAAGCACCCGACGACTCCATTAGTAAGACCAGTTAACATGCCCGACAATAAACAGAAGGGTTCTGCTTCTGCATCTGAGAAGCTTCTTCGGAATGACGTAAATAGTTCTTCAAGACCAGATTCTGAGAAAAGGGCCGGTGGTTCGAGTAAGCGGAGGAGGAAAGGATGGTCTAGTCTTAAAGAGATTACTGAAAACAATGAGCTCCAGTGTGCCAGGAGCATCAACAATTTTGTGATCCCATTTGTTATGTAAACAATGTTTTGTTTTATCTTACAAAAAGCGATGAAGAGGTGGAATTATGAGAAATTTTGCCAGATATAAAAGTGAATTTCTTTTGCCTGGTGGGAGCTTTACGTAAAAAGTACTGTATGAATAGAGTTATTTGAATAAGCActtgaaaattttcattaaaatttgcCCGACAGCTTCCAATTGCAGCTTCCGTCTATCGAAAAATCCAGAATAGAATAAGCTGTTCTTAAAGTCAGGCCAAATAAGCAGAAGTTCGACACTCGTCAGAACCTTTTAGGCAAAATAAAACACGAAACACGGAAAACATACTCAAATCGCAAGTTCCGGTACCACCATCGTGACATCTTCTTCTCCGCCGCTTCTTTGAGTGATCTGCAACTCATAATCTTCTCTTCCATTTTCAGAGCATATCTGAAGCACCCTTTTTTCTCTGCATTCTTTCAGCATGAACTTGAATGTGAAGCACTCCTTCAAAGGGAAGGTTTTGTTGCTCCTAATCCCACCACCTCTCTTGTTGTGGTATCCAGGGTAATCCACCTTCTTGAACTCCACCTTCTCATGCAACTGAAACCCTTCTTTCTCTGCAATTTCCTGCAGCTTCCACTCACAGTAAGGGTAGTCATCCCTGTGTGACACATGCACTTCACCACCTTCACTAAGCATGAATTTTGCACTCCTGAAAAATGCCCTGAGTAGCTCCTTGTGCCTCCTGCATTGAATGCAcatttcataaaaaaatgaaGACTGGataaacatgcatgcatgcccgATATTACTTGTGGAAGATACGTACATTGGAAATAGCCACCGTGGATTGGCTGAAAGTGACCAGATTCATTGTATGTGATTTGTACCGATAAATACTGATCCGTCAATATTATTATCGTATTAGGTTATATTCAATTCACTGTGTAGTTGTTCTTACGTGAGAAGTTTGATTAAAGATTCCTTTTATATCtctaataacattttttttttaaaaaaaagaaaaaaatcttttgTCTAACAGTTTTTCATAATAAGGGCAATAAAAGGAGATATGCTTTTAGAAACTTAAAAGATTACTAGAAAAAtaaggttttaattttttttttttatgagctATGATTGATAttagcatatttatatttacgaCACACAAATTACATACAATgaatttggtcggtttcggtaagtatatatatagtaacaaATTTTACTATACATATCTGTCATTAGTAATACAAGAACTGCTAATATCACCACCCTTCTCTTATCCGCTCCAGTGACTTATATAACTACACACATATCTCGTACGATGAATCTGATCAGTTTCAGTCAATATAATGAGTCAGTCATTGATAACATCAGAACCGTTGATCTCACCATGCACctttctcttatatatatatatatatatatatacatccatTCCTTGAAACAACAATTGCTTTTAGCAATTGCACTTCTTGACAGTTATGGAGTACTGCATATAATTcacaaattaattcaaaaaaataaagaaaaaagaaaagagaaaaaaaagaacaagtttGTGATCTACATATATTGAACTGGTGATTATGATCATACCTGATAAGCTCAGCATGCCTCTCACAGTAGAAAGGATCATGCCCAGCATGAGGGAAGTTGAAGACGACGCGGTCGAACCTCGTCATCCGCTTCAGCGCGACGTGCTCGTGCATGTCGCGCACGTCGATGCCATGCACGACGGTGCACCCGCGCTCTGCGAGCTCCGCGAGGTGCGCCGTCGAGGTCCAGTGCTTTGTGGGCAGCTCATCTGgggtgaatatatatattttcatgtaCATGTAGAAGATGAAGtacacatgcatgcatatgCAATGTttactatgtatgtatattgatggattaattaatttggtattTATATATGAACAtgcaatatattatatatatatgattagtaGTCGATTGAGATCacataaattttgttaaaaatgtaACAATTTTATCTTCTCTTTTGTggaattttagatattttaagtCAATTTATgtagaaatataaaaagttcAAACATTTAATCGAAATAGTCCAAAGATTATAAGCACATATGAACCCAAAAAATCTTCCAaatgaaagttaataaaaaaaaaagccaaaaggaTGCAAGaattaattatctttttacTTATCATTttagttatctttttttttttatttgttgccTTTTTGGTGCAATTAATTGGGGTTAATTAATCGATCAAAATTGAGTTTCATTtggaagataataaaaaaaaaagccaaaaggatgcaagaatttatatatatatatatatatatatattctcaagcCTTAGTGAAACTTTGATTTCGATCTTTATATGATGAAAATCTTCATTAATTCACTCcgacaaataaaaattttagtgaaAGTTATTATTTAATAAGTCTAACTGCTAGATATGTTAATTTGaactaaatttgataaatttgaaaattaaaaaaattgtagtaaGTTGtagttctaataatttaaagttaCCGATTGTAGCTCATTTAAACGCTGGTAAATTAAATCGGCTGTTTATATAAGATTTTGGCAATCTAAGTTaaagatttttcaaatttatcgaATATAGCATAATAATCTACCATAGCTAACGGCTATGCTTAAAAGATAGTGGtttgtatatattatgttttcatttgaaagaataaataaaGATTGAGTTTAATGGTttcattaatttgatttaatttgatttaatttgattctcACATCCccaattaatttaatattatatctctaacataaacaaaatttttacaaTGGTATATTACTTGGTACGATTgttgttctttatttttaattttttcgttttAGCAATTCTTGCACCTACTCCTGCTACTGAACCATGTAATTAAATTCATGTGTGCAAAACGTGGAGGCTTATTTAATTAACATTaggataatttaatttatttaaattagaatttaattcttatatataaaccaaattatatatatattttatagatttCATTAATATACAAAAATGTATTATACAATATGTTCAACAATTAATattgttttttaatttaaaatttcatgtttaatatacatttttattcttctttaatACTTTGTCATGCATAGTAGTTTTTGATATATCTCACTAGCTCTAATgcttatcataaaaaataaacatgcGTTAGCTTTTTAtcctttttgaaatttatagtGGAGACACCAaagtgtaaaaaataaaatcgtgagacattaaattttatatagttcACCAAAgcgtaaaaaaataaaatcatgagACATTAAATTTCGCATAGTTAAATCATGGGGAATCAAAGTAAAAAGAGACAAATAATAGGGGAGGTGATAAAAAAAAGGGCAATTTAGTCACTATTTCAATTTCGATTTtctatctttttatttataagcTATTTTAATCCACCCTATAGACttcaaaaaacatatattaaattcTTTTACAATCGTCTTCTCgactacttttttctttttactttggTATCCCATAATTTAGctatgtgaaatttggtgaCCTATGATTTCACTCTTTTATACATACTCTATACCacatctctaatttttttttttcttttcaaattatcGTTTCATTACGTTTTGTATAACCTTCTCACTAGTTCTTAGAAATATCTTCAAATTATCGTTTCATTACGAAAATAATTGTAGTAATGATAAATGAGATTTTCGAATTCGACGAGACTATAGTACACTTTATTAGCACATGAGATTTTCGAATTCGACAATCTCTTGccacaaatatataaaaaaatattaatggttatAACAGCAGTACCAAAACAACTGTATGTTAAATTAATCGcgtaaatttaacatattttcaTCAACTTTGTTACCTACCCTCAACTCTATAGGAAGAATCTTCCATGTTAATTTGTTTAGGATCAGGAAAACTAACTTAGTTGGAATTTAGTAGAATTAATCGATTAATCCCAATTATACCTCTTATATGAACGTACCTACAAAGTATAAAATGATCACTTTCTACGATGTAACGTAAAAAGTATTTTCATTGATTTAACCAGTGTGGTATATTATATCGCTTTTGAAGTTTTGGGGGGGGACACCAAAGCATCAAAGAGTGAAACGGGAGGACaccaaagaaaaaagagaaaaagaatagttaaagtaataaaaaaaaagaatttagtcactatttcaattttaattttccaTGATTTCACTTATAAACTATTTAGATCTATACATATACTgcaaaaaacatatattaaattactTTATAATTGCTTTTTCCATGGCTTTTCTATTTTTGCTTTGGTGTACCCCCATTAAACTATGTAAAATTTAGTGTCCTCCATTTCATTCTTTGAT
This region includes:
- the LOC109717709 gene encoding uncharacterized protein LOC109717709 — its product is MGRKQEKRRSLATNQGMSHGLTLREENTGKKTVDVTSILRIQHLKRLATWASGEARIPPLGALLGERLAANAEASGVPLDSSTFLCQRCETVLQPGFNCTVRIKKKPNKPRRRKKSRIPSQNNVIYTCHFCSHPNIRWGTPKGHLKSLSAPRSSSQSDSKRDQSSIKELTDKKAESISELNHITPEKVKAVEEVALKHPTTPLVRPVNMPDNKQKGSASASEKLLRNDVNSSSRPDSEKRAGGSSKRRRKGWSSLKEITENNELQCARSINNFVIPFVM
- the LOC109717522 gene encoding uncharacterized protein At4g26485-like, whose protein sequence is MHVYFIFYMYMKIYIFTPDELPTKHWTSTAHLAELAERGCTVVHGIDVRDMHEHVALKRMTRFDRVVFNFPHELLRAFFRSAKFMLSEGGEVHVSHRDDYPYCEWKLQEIAEKEGFQLHEKVEFKKVDYPGYHNKRGGGIRSNKTFPLKECFTFKFMLKECREKRVLQICSENGREDYELQITQRSGGEEDVTMVVPELAI